In Psychrilyobacter piezotolerans, the following proteins share a genomic window:
- a CDS encoding transketolase family protein, with protein MSKKATRQAYGEALAELGRINKDVVVLEADLSKSTKTSIFQGEFPERHFNVGIAEADLMATAAGFATTGKVAFASTFAMFAAGRGFEQIRNTIAYPKLNVKIAPTHAGISVGEDGGSHQSVEDISLMRSIPGMVVLCPADAEETKQMVFAAAEYDGPVYLRSGRLDTEDIYKDTDYKFEIGIADTLKEGTDVTIAATGMLVHEAMEAAKTLEAEGISARVINVSTIKPLDGPTILKAAQETKFIVTCEEHSVIGGLGGAISEFLGETHPTLIKKLGIYDQFGQSGTGDQLLDEYGLRAKDIVAKVKENM; from the coding sequence ATGAGTAAAAAAGCTACAAGACAAGCTTACGGAGAAGCGTTAGCTGAATTAGGAAGAATAAACAAAGATGTAGTGGTTTTAGAGGCAGACTTATCTAAATCTACAAAGACTTCAATATTTCAAGGGGAATTCCCTGAAAGACATTTTAATGTAGGAATTGCAGAAGCAGATTTAATGGCTACAGCAGCAGGATTTGCAACTACCGGAAAGGTAGCATTCGCTTCTACATTTGCAATGTTCGCAGCAGGAAGAGGATTTGAGCAAATCAGAAACACTATAGCATATCCAAAATTAAATGTTAAAATAGCTCCAACTCATGCAGGAATCTCTGTAGGAGAGGACGGAGGATCCCACCAATCTGTAGAAGATATATCTCTTATGAGATCTATCCCGGGAATGGTAGTATTATGTCCGGCAGATGCAGAAGAAACTAAGCAAATGGTATTTGCAGCAGCAGAATATGATGGACCTGTATATCTTAGATCAGGAAGATTAGATACAGAAGATATCTATAAAGATACAGATTATAAATTTGAGATTGGAATAGCTGATACTTTAAAAGAAGGAACAGATGTTACAATCGCAGCTACAGGAATGTTAGTTCATGAAGCTATGGAAGCAGCAAAAACACTGGAAGCAGAAGGGATCTCAGCTAGAGTAATCAATGTTTCTACAATTAAGCCATTGGATGGTCCTACTATTTTAAAGGCAGCACAAGAGACGAAGTTTATTGTAACTTGTGAAGAGCATTCAGTAATAGGAGGATTAGGAGGAGCAATCTCTGAATTTTTAGGAGAAACTCATCCTACTCTTATCAAGAAATTAGGAATCTACGATCAATTCGGTCAATCTGGAACAGGTGACCAATTATTGGATGAATACGGATTAAGAGCAAAGGATATAGTAGCAAAAGTAAAAGAAAATATGTAA